One part of the Agarivorans sp. Alg241-V36 genome encodes these proteins:
- a CDS encoding extracellular solute-binding protein, translating to MKNASFTLTLASLLTASAFTLQAAEEKVLNVYNWSDYIAEDTIAQFEAETGIKVVYDVFDSNEVLEAKILSGSTGFDIVVPTSDFLARQVQAGAFIKLDKTKLSNYANLDDKIMSMLDETADPDNQYAVPYLWGTTGLGYNVDKVKEALGDDAPVNSWDLVFKPENMQKLQSCGVAFLNAPTELFAAALHYVGKDPNSVNPDDYKDTGEAYQLLKSVRPYVTYFHSSQYINDLANGDICVAIGWSGDVLQASDRAAEADNGVVVEYVIPQEGALAWFDLMAIPADAPHKDNAHKFINFLLQPKVISEISNYVWYANPTPASKEFIDPEIIEHPGIYPSDETLAKLYGAKVTPAKVSRTLTRSWTKFLQN from the coding sequence ATGAAAAACGCGAGCTTTACCCTAACCCTAGCCTCTCTGTTAACTGCCAGCGCATTCACCCTGCAGGCAGCCGAAGAAAAAGTACTTAATGTGTACAACTGGTCTGATTATATCGCCGAAGATACTATCGCCCAGTTTGAGGCAGAAACCGGCATTAAAGTGGTATACGACGTATTTGATTCAAACGAAGTGCTAGAAGCCAAGATTCTTTCAGGCTCAACCGGCTTTGATATTGTGGTGCCAACTTCAGACTTCTTAGCCCGCCAAGTTCAAGCTGGGGCGTTTATCAAATTAGATAAAACAAAGTTGAGTAATTACGCCAACTTAGATGATAAAATCATGTCTATGCTTGATGAAACTGCAGATCCGGATAATCAATATGCAGTACCTTACCTTTGGGGAACCACAGGTTTAGGTTACAACGTAGACAAAGTTAAAGAAGCCCTGGGTGATGATGCACCAGTAAACAGCTGGGATTTAGTGTTTAAGCCAGAGAATATGCAAAAGCTACAAAGCTGTGGCGTGGCATTTTTGAATGCACCTACCGAGCTGTTTGCAGCGGCATTGCATTACGTAGGTAAAGATCCTAATAGTGTTAACCCTGATGATTACAAAGACACTGGCGAAGCTTACCAGCTGCTTAAATCGGTACGCCCTTATGTGACTTATTTTCACTCTTCGCAGTACATTAACGACCTAGCCAACGGTGATATTTGTGTAGCTATTGGTTGGTCTGGCGATGTATTACAGGCATCTGATCGTGCAGCCGAAGCCGATAACGGGGTAGTGGTAGAGTATGTTATCCCACAAGAAGGCGCGCTAGCCTGGTTTGACCTAATGGCCATTCCTGCCGATGCACCGCATAAAGATAACGCCCACAAATTCATTAACTTTTTACTACAACCTAAGGTGATTTCAGAAATCTCTAACTATGTTTGGTATGCCAACCCAACTCCGGCATCTAAAGAGTTTATTGACCCTGAAATAATCGAACATCCGGGGATCTACCCAAGTGATGAAACCTTAGCTAAATTATATGGAGCGAAGGTAACACCCGCTAAAGTGTCGCGAACACTTACGCGCTCGTGGACTAAGTTTCTTCAAAACTAA
- a CDS encoding aspartate aminotransferase family protein codes for MSTATLTIQQQDSAHCLHPFTNFKELNAKGARVIERGEGVFVYDSEGNKLLDAMAGLWCVNLGYGRQELVDAAAKQMQQLPYYNLFFQTTHSPAVELSTLLAELTPEGLNHAFFTGSGSECNDTVVRMVRHYWASKGQPNKLEIISRNNAYHGSTMAGASLGGMGFMHAQGGLPLPNISHIDQPYWFEEGQGQDPQQFGLERAQQLEQKILELGEDKVAAFIAEPIQGAGGVIIPPESYWPEIQRICDKYDILLVVDEVICGFGRTGEWFACQTYNIKPDLICLAKGITSGYLPLGAVMVCDKVAKGLTEADTEFAHGFTYSGHPAACAVAIENIRIMQQENIISHVRDDIAPYLAKRWQELASHPLVGEARSKGMVAAIELVANKSTLQRFSKEQGAGGVCRDICINNGLIMRACGDTMIISPPLVITKQQVDQLITLAKQSLDDTLQALS; via the coding sequence ATGAGCACAGCAACATTGACGATACAACAACAAGACAGCGCCCACTGTTTGCACCCATTCACTAACTTTAAAGAGTTAAATGCCAAGGGAGCTAGAGTGATAGAACGAGGCGAAGGTGTGTTTGTATACGACAGTGAGGGCAATAAGTTGCTCGATGCCATGGCCGGCTTGTGGTGTGTAAATCTAGGTTATGGTCGCCAAGAGTTAGTTGATGCAGCTGCCAAACAAATGCAACAGCTGCCTTACTACAACCTGTTTTTTCAAACTACTCACAGCCCCGCGGTTGAGTTATCCACCCTGCTCGCCGAGCTAACTCCAGAAGGCTTAAATCATGCCTTTTTTACCGGCTCGGGCTCGGAATGTAATGACACCGTAGTGCGCATGGTGCGCCATTATTGGGCCAGCAAAGGTCAGCCCAACAAACTGGAAATCATTAGTCGCAACAATGCCTATCATGGCAGCACCATGGCTGGTGCCAGCTTAGGTGGCATGGGCTTTATGCACGCCCAAGGTGGCTTGCCATTACCTAACATTAGCCACATCGACCAGCCTTATTGGTTTGAAGAAGGCCAAGGCCAAGATCCACAACAGTTTGGTTTAGAGCGCGCCCAACAACTAGAGCAAAAAATTCTAGAGCTCGGTGAAGATAAGGTAGCGGCATTTATCGCCGAGCCCATCCAAGGCGCGGGAGGCGTAATTATTCCACCAGAATCTTACTGGCCTGAGATTCAGCGCATTTGCGACAAATACGATATTTTGTTGGTAGTGGACGAAGTGATCTGTGGATTTGGCCGCACCGGAGAATGGTTTGCCTGCCAAACCTACAACATTAAGCCCGATTTAATCTGTTTAGCCAAAGGCATCACCTCTGGCTACTTGCCCCTTGGCGCGGTAATGGTCTGTGACAAAGTAGCCAAAGGCTTAACCGAAGCCGATACGGAGTTTGCCCATGGCTTTACCTATTCCGGCCACCCTGCCGCTTGCGCAGTCGCCATAGAAAATATTCGCATCATGCAGCAAGAGAACATTATTAGTCATGTACGAGATGACATCGCCCCCTATTTAGCCAAACGCTGGCAAGAATTGGCCAGTCATCCGCTAGTTGGCGAAGCACGCAGTAAAGGCATGGTGGCAGCCATAGAGTTGGTTGCCAATAAAAGCACTCTACAGCGCTTTAGCAAAGAACAAGGCGCTGGCGGCGTGTGTCGCGATATTTGCATAAACAATGGGCTTATCATGCGCGCTTGCGGCGATACCATGATTATTTCGCCACCATTGGTTATTACTAAACAACAAGTCGATCAGTTAATTACACTGGCAAAACAAAGTTTGGATGACACTCTGCAGGCATTGAGTTAA
- the potG gene encoding putrescine ABC transporter ATP-binding subunit PotG, with the protein MAAVSHISKLPVDGEKAPEPLLHIENISKDYDGAIAVDNVSLTINKGEIFALLGASGCGKSTLLRMLAGFEKPSTGKIILDGQELIGVPPHQRPVNMMFQSYALFPHMTVEQNIAFGLKQDKLPKDEISATVAKMLELVRMKDYARRKPHQLSGGQRQRVALARSLAKRPKLLLLDEPMGALDKNLRGQMQLEVVDILEKVGVTCVMVTHDQEEAMTMASRIAIMNRGQFIQVGEPEEIYEYPNSRFSAEFIGSVNVFEGVLRDNDNDSATIDSPELGYPISLNHGVSSAPGVPFMVAVRPEKMSIFKTLKGRHNNVCQGKVEDIAYLGDQSIYYVRLASGKRVTAAMPNSSRHRNNMPTWEDQVYLCWQADSCVVLKI; encoded by the coding sequence ATGGCTGCGGTGTCACACATTTCAAAGCTTCCAGTAGATGGCGAGAAAGCCCCGGAACCTTTGTTACACATTGAAAATATTAGTAAAGACTATGACGGTGCCATAGCGGTAGATAATGTAAGCCTCACCATAAACAAGGGTGAGATTTTTGCTTTATTGGGCGCCTCTGGCTGTGGTAAATCAACTTTACTAAGAATGCTAGCCGGCTTTGAAAAGCCCAGTACTGGCAAAATTATTCTCGATGGCCAAGAGCTCATTGGCGTTCCTCCACATCAGCGCCCAGTGAATATGATGTTTCAATCCTACGCGCTGTTTCCCCACATGACCGTGGAACAAAACATCGCCTTTGGTCTAAAACAAGACAAGCTGCCTAAAGATGAAATTAGCGCAACCGTTGCCAAAATGCTCGAGCTAGTGCGCATGAAAGACTACGCTCGCCGCAAACCGCATCAACTATCGGGCGGGCAACGCCAGCGGGTGGCATTGGCACGGAGCCTAGCCAAACGCCCTAAGCTGTTATTGTTAGACGAACCCATGGGTGCACTAGATAAAAACCTACGTGGCCAAATGCAATTGGAAGTAGTGGATATTCTAGAAAAGGTTGGTGTTACCTGCGTAATGGTAACCCACGACCAAGAAGAGGCCATGACCATGGCCAGTCGCATTGCGATTATGAATCGCGGCCAGTTTATTCAAGTGGGCGAACCAGAAGAAATTTATGAATACCCTAACTCACGCTTTAGTGCCGAATTCATTGGTTCAGTTAACGTGTTTGAAGGGGTATTGCGTGACAACGATAACGACAGCGCAACTATCGACAGCCCAGAGCTTGGTTATCCAATTAGCCTAAATCACGGTGTATCATCAGCCCCAGGCGTGCCCTTTATGGTGGCAGTTCGCCCTGAGAAAATGAGTATTTTTAAAACCCTTAAAGGACGCCATAACAATGTATGCCAAGGCAAAGTTGAAGATATTGCCTACCTTGGTGACCAGTCGATTTACTATGTGCGCCTAGCCAGCGGTAAACGGGTCACGGCGGCCATGCCAAATAGCAGTCGTCATCGTAATAATATGCCAACTTGGGAAGACCAAGTGTACTTGTGTTGGCAAGCCGACAGCTGCGTGGTACTCAAAATATGA